Proteins encoded together in one Quercus lobata isolate SW786 chromosome 3, ValleyOak3.0 Primary Assembly, whole genome shotgun sequence window:
- the LOC115981921 gene encoding uncharacterized protein LOC115981921 isoform X1 has protein sequence MNISMGFSCEGDYDANESEVPLIDESRDARYRVGMDWHHLEVEVDMDFWPVEHPMEPPDEDRPVKCPMPDSTVINCEKRISYEQEGGVNEKRIGESLRKRAEATVPAAVNRQRVVAVDAEPPVRAVRKRHHTLTRGDYIMTPTMRTPSLPPLPNQNITIFQMLQQFDKFESE, from the exons ATGAACATTTCTATGGGATTTTCTTGTGAGGGTGATTAt GATGCAAATGAAAGCGAAGTTCCACTGATAGATGAAAGCAGAGACGCAAGATACAGGGTTGGTATGGATTGGCACCATCTTGAGGTTGAAGTGGACATGGATTTCTGGCCAGTTGAACACCCAATGGAGCCACCGGATGAAGATCGACCAGTGAAATGTCCAATGCCTGATTCTACTGTTATCAAT TGtgagaaaagaatttcatatgaACAGGAAGGAGGTGTGAATGAGAAAAGGATTGGTGAAAGCTTGAGAAAAAGAGCAGAAGCGACTGTGCCAGCAGCTGTGAACAGACAAAGAGTGGTTGCTGTGGATGCAGAGCCTCCTGTTCGAGCAGTACGAAAAAGGCACCACACTCTCACCCGTGGAGACTATATTATGACCCCTACAATGAGAACACCCTCTCTGCCTCCTCTCCCAAACCAGAACATTACCATCTTTCAAATGCTCCAGCAGTTTGACAAGTTTGAGTCTGAATAA
- the LOC115981921 gene encoding uncharacterized protein LOC115981921 isoform X2, with product MNISMGFSCEGDYDANESEVPLIDESRDARYRVGMDWHHLEVEVDMDFWPVEHPMEPPDEDRPVKCPMPDSTVINEGGVNEKRIGESLRKRAEATVPAAVNRQRVVAVDAEPPVRAVRKRHHTLTRGDYIMTPTMRTPSLPPLPNQNITIFQMLQQFDKFESE from the exons ATGAACATTTCTATGGGATTTTCTTGTGAGGGTGATTAt GATGCAAATGAAAGCGAAGTTCCACTGATAGATGAAAGCAGAGACGCAAGATACAGGGTTGGTATGGATTGGCACCATCTTGAGGTTGAAGTGGACATGGATTTCTGGCCAGTTGAACACCCAATGGAGCCACCGGATGAAGATCGACCAGTGAAATGTCCAATGCCTGATTCTACTGTTATCAAT GAAGGAGGTGTGAATGAGAAAAGGATTGGTGAAAGCTTGAGAAAAAGAGCAGAAGCGACTGTGCCAGCAGCTGTGAACAGACAAAGAGTGGTTGCTGTGGATGCAGAGCCTCCTGTTCGAGCAGTACGAAAAAGGCACCACACTCTCACCCGTGGAGACTATATTATGACCCCTACAATGAGAACACCCTCTCTGCCTCCTCTCCCAAACCAGAACATTACCATCTTTCAAATGCTCCAGCAGTTTGACAAGTTTGAGTCTGAATAA